aaacggcataaaataaacaataataaaaaatgtttttaaataagtgaggtacccGGCCCAGTTATAACTTATAATTCAAAACAAGTTTGATTGCACAGGTATGGGACAATGAAGACATGTCAACAAAGTTGACAGCTGTGTTCACTACTTACCTTTCACCGTGAAGTCgcaccacaggcggaaggtatcgttcactggaccaccacttTCATAGAAAGAGTACTATGAaagtggtggtccagtgaacgataccttccgcctgtggtcgcACTAAGTCTAGTCTTCCTTTCAGGTAAATTTCAAGATCTCAGGAACTTCTTCCTCACCATTTAGCTTAGTTCTCGCTGTCCGTAGTGGCAATTGGTAGTGGTATCCAGCACCGTTGTCAACGTGTCCATTGTTTCTTGAAGCACGATGTTTCAGACAGCTTTCACTGAGAACTTCCTGAGGAAGTTCCTCATTCAATCAGTTTTTCCAGCTTTTTACCCGTGGTGTGTAATGCGGTGTATCTCTTCTTCAATGTGCCACCTTCTTTGAATCTTTACATTCTCATCTTAAAGCAACATGTCTGCTGGTGTAATGAGCCAAAGCGGTTCATATTAGCCATGTGATCATTTTGCAGAACGCATTTTACCCTCTTGTTTTTGTACAGACTGATTTTAGTTATTTCCACTGTCTAGGATTCTGTCTGAGTTCTGGTAGAAGTACTGACGTAAAAATGTCTTTTTTCGTATGAGTATTACGTCATTATGGATATCCAGTCATATTTTAAGTTTTCGAAGGTAAGCCTTGGCTACGAGACACAATCTATGACGTGATTTTAAACGGGACTTCTTGAGGGAATTTACaacactaaagttcaacatgCGTGGCGTGAATGAGTGTTCAAAAATAGCCTTGTGTCATGCTGCATGACTAGCTCACTTGTATTGGAAATGAACCGAAGGATCGAGTCTGTCTCACGAGTTGGtagtgtggtgtgtatgtgtgtgtgcgcgcgcgtgtgatgtatactatgtatgtgtgtgtgtgtgtgtgtgtgtgtggagagggaTGCTTATTTGAGTGTGTGCttgctcccccctccccttcccaagttgtttgtttggttgattgTGTTTTGAGACTCTATCGTGCTGTCGCGGTTTGTTGAAGCTGATGATTGCGAAACAGACTGTTCGTCACAAAGAAACCACAATACATCAATTGCACTGTCAACAATCAAATATACAACGAGACTGTTTTTACGAGATTTTATTCGTATGAACCTTCCTTCATACAAATACGACCTGGACGATCACTGCGTTTCAAATGTATTTTAATCAGCATaagaccaaaacaaaaaataggtgtggttaaggtaacatagccaaaaaaaatagggtaggaaggtaggcaatcacttttttttttttttttttactttttatttctaatgtgtacaaattaaacctacttgacagggaaataagtgtgcgactcgagcgctgtcgctttcattgcgttttctgcactcgttttttttctttttttttctttttttgacaaatgtaataaaaagttatagggtcggcccctaaaaatagggtaggtcgggttaccgtaaccacacctattttttttaggcctaatgtaGGTCCTATAGGAAAACaataacagaaaaacacacgcacgttcTAAATCAAAAGTGATACCACTAGGATTCCCCTGCTCCGCTCAGGCAAGCATACCCTACACACTGTCCTCCCTCTACAgctcaaagaaaagaaaacacatgtagatcaaagaaaagaacaatAGTGCCGCTTTTCTGCGCGCAGCCGCTGGACCATATTTGCCACAATCATCATTTCGTCATGTCTGATCATCAAACCTAGGCTGACCAAGGTTATCGTAAAAAGTCAGGATTTCTCTCCGACGGTGAACGACTCCACCCTGAAACCTTCACTTCCATGGAGATCTTTGTCTTCGCTTCCACAGAACTCGCTTCCACAGAGGTTTATATCTTCGCTCCACAGAGTTTTGTGTCTTCGTCGGGACTCGCCAATGGAGTTACAACTTGGGACTCTCTTTTTTTGCTGTTTGCGCTTGTCTTCCTTTGTActgcctgttgttgttgtttctcatTGACTTGTTTGATTTCTTTGCATTGGTGTGGTGCGTCCCCTACTGCGATGcctttagtttgtgtgtgttgttgcccTTTTAGATGGTCCTCGTATTGCTAACTCCTGGTCGGTGTTGTCTCTGGGTATATAGTGTTCTAGTGTTTATGGCTTCAATGTTACAATTCTCCTTCTGTGTAGCTTCTGCATGCTTTTTGTTGATACTTACggctttcttcttctgttttgcCTCCGCCTAGGGTGTCTACCTCTGCACTGCCCACCCGAGGGGATCTCATCCTCAATTTACTTCTGAGCACTGACATTTTGTCTTTCGTTTTGGAGTTGTGTGACGTTGCGTTTTTTTCAAGACTGTTCACTGACGATATTTCATTTGCGCTGGTTTCTTGTGGTGTTGTATGCCTCTCGTCGCTTACACTGGACGCGCCGCCCTTCTCACGGCTTTCATTTCGTGTTCCTTCTCTCCTGCTGTTTGTTCCGCGCATTTCCATTCTTGGGTTACATTCTTCTACCTTCCTGGCACAACTTGTTTTGCTGAGAGTTTGTGCGACTAAAGAATTCAAGATCCTTTTTCTTTGCGTTTCAGCCTTTAAATCGCAGCTGTGTTGTGTTCCTCGTGAGCTCATTTTTAAGTCGCATCTATGCGGAGCTTCGTGAATCGAGCTTTGAGGTTCATGTATCGCAGAGCATTGTTGTTCAAGTTCCTGCTTCAAGATTGTTTCACTATAAAAGCTTTTCATCCCTCCATTGCACGGCACCGCTCCATATCTGTCGTTTTCATCCCATGACTCATCCTGTTTTCCCCTGCAAACTGTGCAAGAAGTGTTCCAGTCACCTGCTTTGTTCCAATCTCGTGTTCCCACCCGTGTACTGCTGTTCCGACTCTGCAACCTGCTCCCTCCGCTGCCTATCCTTTGCTGGGAACATTTCCTGCAGTTGTTTTTGTCTCCTTGCGCCTTGTTTTCATCCCTTGTTCCGTCTTCTTTTTCCCTGCAATCGGCTGAACAAGAAGTGTTCCTATCATCAGCTGTGTTCCCATCTCGGATTCCGCCCCCTGTGCAGCTGTTAATCCCACTCGGCAGTCTGTTCCCTCCGCTGCCTATCCTTTGCTGGGAACATTTCCTGCAGTTGTTTTTGTCTCCTTGCGCCTGGTATTCCTCCAGCAGAAACGCTACATCTTCTGACTCAAACTCGCCCGAAAGGATAACTTTCTCCCCTTTCACTGAATTCAACTCCAGCTCATGCGTGGCCTTGTCTCTTTGGAACTCGCTCTGCGTGACTTTCAGTTCCGCTGGTACCGAATATGTTTCTCTGTGAATGTTCATAGTCGATAGTCGACTTAGTGCGTGTGGTAAAGCTATGTTCACGTGTGTTATTTCTTCGTCGAAAGCCTTGATGGCGTCGGTCCACACCTCGTCCTTGCTGTCCTCATTGGAGCCGTTCTCCGTGCTGAGGATGTCCTGCTGAGCTCTGGAGCGGAGGAGGGCGAACTCGTCCGCCAGCGTCTGGCCCCGGCTTTCCTCGCTCAGGTCCGAGAGCACTATGTGTCTGCCCTGTGGACACAGATTGAATGCACTGGAATGTCAGTCCTTGCTATGTTAGTTTCTCCCGACCTAACACttctccccttttaagaccttactttcCCAGATTGTCTGTTCGTAACGGCAACAAATGTACCTCCAATGTTTAGGACTAGCTTTTTTTCATAACCAAACttttctcagattattggaGATTTTGACAGGGGTCTTggtggaagggagggggggattCCACTTTAAAAGCGGGATTGTAAGAGTGAAAGGTAGGTAGAGGTCTTTTTTTAAGACATTGCtatctcagattttttgttcaaaaccgttcaacaaatttacctccattttatgGGACTAccttttttcaaaaaaacttTTCTCAGATTATTGGGTCTTGTGGGGAAAGGTCTATTGTAAAAGGGGGGATTGTAAATGTGAAAGCTAGGTTGAGATTTGTGTTGATGTAGCCTTATGAGTACGCCCTTTCAATGTTATCACTCATGTTCGGTGACACGACTTTTGAGCGCCAACATTTGAGCGCCAACATTTGAGCACCGCACATTTTAGCGCCGCACTTTTGAGCGCCGCACATTTGAGCGCCGCGACATTTCAGCGCCGCACTTTACAGCGCCGGACATTTGAGCGCCGTTGGTGTCATTGTGTGCTGTTTTCTGAAGTCGTTATTTGATCCGTTAttttgcgtgtttgtttgtttatgtgtgatgGTGTTTATGTTTATGGTGtagtctgtaacacacacacacacacacacacttacacacacacactcacacacacacacacacacgcacacacacacacacacacacacacactcacacacacacacacgcacacacacaaacacacacacacacacaccgctgtCGTTGAATAGACCTTGTCATGGAAAACTTGCTGGGAAGACTTAGCACTGCAGCTTGAGATAATCCGTCGTGGACATCCGCCAGAATTTGACGAGTGGCATCccgcgttgtgtgtgtgtgtgtgtgagttcatTTCTGTACGAGCGTACTCTGCTCCTTAGCTGTGCGACAACAGTTCACATCGCATATTCCGTACGTGTGACATcccatataataataataataataataataataataataataataataataataataatgttatTTATAAGGcgcttatcttatcttatgctGCAGACTACAATAACTCTAAGCACACACTCACGTCTTTCGTGATACATATACTCGACCCGGCGCTCAAATGTGCGTCGTTGTAATGTGCGGCGCCGTAATGTGCGGCGCTGTAATGTGCGGCGCTGTAATGTTGTGGCGCTCAAATGTTCGCGCTCAAATGTTCGCGCTCAAATGTTGGCGCTCAAAAGACATGGAACCCTCATGTTCACATGTAGGTTATTAATTACCTAAAACTGTATCAACCACGAAGGGTGGTCACAAA
The sequence above is a segment of the Littorina saxatilis isolate snail1 linkage group LG3, US_GU_Lsax_2.0, whole genome shotgun sequence genome. Coding sequences within it:
- the LOC138962622 gene encoding uncharacterized protein, with translation MRFFFGGSQEQHCKLQRLSVILYMETLFPSRKMVFAPGRPLPSIELDRTFLEGRHIVLSDLSEESRGQTLADEFALLRSRAQQDILSTENGSNEDSKDEVWTDAIKAFDEEITHVNIALPHALSRLSTMNIHRETYSVPAELKVTQSEFQRDKATHELELNSVKGEKVILSGEFESEDVAFLLEEYQAQGDKNNCRKCSQQRIGSGGNRLPSGINSCTGGGIRDGNTADDRNTSCSADCREKEDGTRDENKAQGDKNNCRKCSQQRIGSGGSRLQSRNSSTRVGTRDWNKAGDWNTSCTVCRGKQDESWDENDRYGAVPCNGGMKSFYSETILKQELEQQCSAIHEPQSSIHEAPHRCDLKMSSRGTQHSCDLKAETQRKRILNSLVAQTLSKTSCARKVEECNPRMEMRGTNSRREGTRNESREKGGASSVSDERHTTPQETSANEISSVNSLEKNATSHNSKTKDKMSVLRSKLRMRSPRVGSAEVDTLGGGKTEEESRKYQQKACRSYTEGEL